One genomic segment of Bradyrhizobium prioriisuperbiae includes these proteins:
- a CDS encoding acyl-CoA dehydrogenase, whose protein sequence is MLRDSLRGFLETHWAGRKENLSPDEIATIWRKLVGQGVAALGAGHDEGGLREILVVMAELGRAACLAPMWSAALANLALAGSQDTAAVELLEKLHTGTAVAVFSFGACDPDAGGGSIRIDGRHATGVLRFVEAVGATHLLVAVDDSRLALVPLDAHGIDLVPTRAMGAWGLCEVRLNSVPLTLLPLEVVDLSDLRRCAQLALLARAHGAARRAFELAVNYAGERHQFGQPIGKFQAIQHKLANNLIALEGVRLILDHAARLHDIDDRNWCYFADCSVAFASDALRRVSLEIQHAFGAIGYAEEHAAAQYFKRVHLDTIALGGSLDARRRLASYLLDHGGAPLPQYDLGPAGNELREQVRGWLDQNWSGEKKAAFGARPFSRREFDADFARDIGETGWIGLGWPKEFGGQARSPLEQIAFMETMEQGEAPRIGASIQANALMMFGTPAQQQKYLPEILRGEAMHGMGYSEPQAGSDLAALRTSAVRDGDHWVINGQKIWTTTWWGKYMFVAARTDKSVTPPHAGISTFIVPMNASGITIQPANTMYDGTFANIFYDDVRIPLDNLVGEVNGGWKVLTGALAFERGLVGGGIVLKVAHAFEQLRRHVMTAEGDRPPLGEDPVVRDKIATLACEIEVGRQLMMHCAELAADGVTPPEYGAISKVYSGELMERFGEAALDILGMRAALSEQMPGTIDNGRFEQNLRHSLMWVISIGTNEIQRSLIAQRGLGLPK, encoded by the coding sequence ATGCTTCGGGATTCCCTGCGCGGGTTCCTCGAAACGCATTGGGCCGGCAGGAAAGAAAACCTGTCCCCGGACGAAATCGCGACGATCTGGCGCAAGCTCGTTGGGCAGGGCGTTGCTGCGCTGGGGGCCGGCCACGACGAGGGTGGACTTCGCGAAATCCTGGTTGTGATGGCGGAACTTGGTCGCGCCGCGTGTCTCGCGCCGATGTGGTCTGCTGCGCTGGCAAATCTGGCGCTCGCAGGCTCGCAGGACACCGCCGCCGTGGAACTGCTGGAGAAGCTGCATACGGGTACGGCAGTGGCCGTTTTCTCGTTCGGTGCTTGCGATCCCGACGCCGGCGGAGGCTCGATCCGGATTGACGGCCGGCACGCAACGGGCGTGCTGCGCTTTGTCGAGGCGGTCGGCGCCACACATCTTCTTGTTGCCGTCGACGACTCGCGCCTCGCCCTCGTTCCACTGGATGCTCACGGCATTGATCTTGTGCCGACGCGTGCCATGGGTGCCTGGGGGCTCTGCGAAGTGCGGCTGAATTCGGTGCCGTTGACGCTTCTTCCGTTGGAGGTCGTCGACCTCAGCGATCTCCGCCGCTGCGCTCAGCTCGCGCTGCTGGCGCGCGCTCACGGTGCGGCCCGGAGGGCGTTCGAACTGGCGGTGAACTATGCCGGGGAACGCCACCAGTTTGGGCAACCGATCGGAAAATTCCAGGCGATCCAGCACAAGCTGGCCAACAATCTGATCGCGCTTGAAGGCGTCAGGCTCATTCTGGATCATGCGGCTCGCCTGCACGACATTGACGACCGTAACTGGTGCTATTTCGCCGATTGTTCGGTTGCTTTCGCGAGTGATGCGCTGCGGCGGGTGTCGCTCGAGATCCAGCACGCGTTTGGCGCCATCGGTTATGCCGAAGAGCACGCTGCCGCGCAGTATTTCAAGCGCGTGCATCTGGACACGATCGCGCTGGGCGGCTCGCTCGATGCGCGGCGCAGGCTCGCTTCATACTTGCTGGATCACGGCGGCGCGCCGTTGCCGCAGTACGATCTCGGTCCGGCAGGCAATGAGTTGCGCGAACAGGTGCGGGGGTGGCTCGACCAGAACTGGTCGGGGGAAAAGAAGGCTGCGTTTGGTGCCAGACCATTCTCCAGGCGCGAGTTCGACGCCGACTTCGCGCGCGATATCGGCGAGACCGGCTGGATCGGCCTTGGATGGCCGAAGGAGTTCGGTGGGCAGGCCCGTTCGCCGTTGGAGCAGATTGCATTCATGGAGACGATGGAGCAGGGCGAGGCACCGAGAATCGGTGCGTCGATCCAGGCCAACGCCCTGATGATGTTCGGAACGCCGGCGCAGCAACAGAAATACCTGCCGGAAATCCTGCGTGGCGAGGCCATGCACGGCATGGGGTACAGCGAGCCGCAGGCCGGCTCCGATCTCGCGGCGCTCCGCACCAGCGCGGTGCGAGACGGCGACCACTGGGTCATCAACGGCCAGAAGATCTGGACCACGACCTGGTGGGGCAAGTACATGTTTGTTGCGGCCCGGACCGACAAGAGCGTTACGCCGCCGCATGCCGGCATCAGCACGTTCATCGTTCCGATGAATGCATCCGGCATCACGATCCAGCCAGCGAACACCATGTATGACGGCACGTTTGCCAACATCTTCTATGACGACGTTCGTATCCCGCTGGACAACCTCGTCGGCGAGGTCAATGGCGGTTGGAAGGTGCTGACGGGCGCGCTGGCCTTCGAGCGTGGTCTGGTTGGCGGCGGCATCGTGCTCAAAGTGGCTCACGCGTTCGAGCAACTACGCCGACATGTGATGACGGCCGAAGGCGACCGACCACCGCTCGGCGAGGATCCCGTCGTTCGCGACAAGATCGCGACACTTGCGTGCGAAATCGAGGTCGGCCGGCAACTGATGATGCATTGCGCCGAACTCGCGGCCGATGGCGTGACGCCGCCGGAATATGGCGCGATCAGCAAGGTCTACTCCGGCGAACTGATGGAACGCTTCGGCGAGGCGGCGCTCGACATACTCGGGATGCGTGCCGCGCTGTCCGAGCAGATGCCGGGGACAATCGATAATGGCCGGTTCGAGCAGAACCTGCGGCATTCACTGATGTGGGTGATCAGCATCGGGACCAACGAAATCCAGCGCAGTCTGATCGCCCAACGCGGGCTCGGGTTGCCCAAATAG
- a CDS encoding FadR/GntR family transcriptional regulator has product MSTKSSPRAPARPRSPSPSRRERAADLRGAGAPAAPTFRPIHTRRAFEEICERIREQLALGVLKPGDKLPPERDLAQQLGVSRNVLREALRSLEMAGVLRLQKGVKGGAFIQEGDTSRMNGVMRDMLSLGTISIRELSEARIHVLDLVVRLACANARRPDLDALEANIERTEHATREGRLLDRVECSREFYKLLAAATGNKVIAMIMDSVTEIHMRFVYAKVSSSGVAMARLSERRRQLLAALGERDVASATRLMRTHLESVQRMLEQDPGAMSLHVALAEVQPGMRR; this is encoded by the coding sequence ATGAGCACCAAGTCAAGCCCTCGTGCACCCGCCCGCCCAAGGTCCCCATCGCCCAGCCGCCGCGAGCGGGCTGCCGATCTCCGCGGCGCCGGCGCGCCGGCTGCGCCGACATTTCGTCCGATCCATACGCGGCGTGCGTTCGAGGAAATCTGCGAGCGCATCCGCGAACAGCTCGCGCTCGGCGTCCTCAAGCCGGGTGACAAGCTGCCGCCGGAGCGCGATCTGGCTCAGCAGCTTGGCGTAAGCCGCAACGTCCTGCGCGAGGCCCTGCGCAGTCTCGAAATGGCCGGCGTGCTGCGGCTCCAGAAAGGGGTCAAGGGCGGAGCCTTCATCCAGGAGGGCGACACCAGCCGCATGAACGGCGTGATGCGGGATATGCTCAGTCTCGGCACGATTTCGATCCGTGAATTGTCGGAGGCGCGCATCCACGTTCTCGATCTCGTGGTGCGGCTGGCCTGTGCGAATGCGCGGCGGCCCGATCTCGACGCGCTGGAGGCCAACATCGAGCGTACCGAGCATGCCACGCGGGAAGGGCGATTGCTGGATCGCGTCGAATGCTCGCGCGAGTTCTACAAGCTGCTCGCAGCGGCAACCGGGAACAAGGTGATCGCCATGATCATGGATTCGGTCACCGAGATTCACATGCGCTTCGTCTACGCCAAGGTTTCGTCGAGCGGTGTCGCGATGGCGCGACTGTCGGAAAGGCGCCGACAGCTCCTGGCGGCGTTGGGCGAACGCGATGTCGCGTCGGCGACGCGCCTGATGCGCACGCATTTGGAATCCGTGCAGCGCATGCTGGAGCAGGATCCCGGCGCGATGTCGCTGCACGTCGCGCTTGCAGAGGTGCAGCCCGGAATGCGCCGATAG
- a CDS encoding CoA transferase, translated as MPDQTSISPLDGVRVLDFSIMLAGPYCARLLADVGAEVIKIEPPEGEEMRLRAPVRDGHSAYFGQLNAGKRSIALDLKSPDAIKLVHRLVESTDIVVENFRPGVMERLGLGYEALRKINPGLIYCSISGYGQTGPQAERAAYAMIVHAESGFDRALMRYAGDRDRPAAGAVFVADIFGGMFGFSAIQTAMVQRARTGEGQRIDVALMDCMLNLLVYELQEAQFSEPMARPTYGPVRTSDGDILIAPVSARNFAALRDLTGLPELFSDPRFTSVPARGANWTAMMQIIEKWTVQHCMDECLAMLDRAGIPCARFRDPAETLHDADLAERGTFAPIADAAGTFKGVNAPWRMSAARSAIGPEIPSIGSHRDDILARVLGLSAEDIARAAASGAFGKTA; from the coding sequence ATGCCGGACCAAACATCGATATCGCCCCTCGATGGTGTGCGGGTGCTGGATTTTTCAATCATGCTGGCCGGCCCTTATTGCGCACGGCTGCTCGCGGATGTCGGCGCCGAAGTCATCAAGATCGAGCCGCCGGAAGGCGAGGAGATGCGCCTGCGCGCGCCGGTGCGTGATGGGCACAGCGCCTATTTCGGCCAGCTCAATGCCGGCAAGCGGAGTATCGCGCTCGACCTGAAATCACCCGATGCGATCAAGCTCGTGCATCGCTTGGTCGAAAGCACCGACATCGTGGTCGAGAATTTTCGCCCCGGCGTGATGGAGCGCCTGGGTCTCGGCTATGAAGCGCTGCGAAAGATCAATCCGGGGCTGATCTACTGCTCGATCTCCGGCTATGGCCAGACCGGCCCGCAGGCCGAGCGCGCCGCCTATGCAATGATCGTTCATGCCGAGAGCGGCTTCGATCGGGCGCTGATGCGGTACGCCGGCGATCGCGACCGGCCGGCAGCCGGTGCGGTGTTCGTCGCCGATATTTTCGGAGGTATGTTCGGCTTCTCGGCCATTCAGACGGCGATGGTGCAGCGTGCGCGGACCGGCGAAGGGCAACGTATCGACGTGGCGCTGATGGACTGCATGCTGAATCTTCTGGTGTATGAACTGCAGGAAGCACAATTCTCCGAGCCGATGGCACGGCCGACTTACGGCCCGGTACGGACCAGCGACGGAGACATCCTGATCGCGCCGGTGTCGGCGCGGAACTTCGCGGCGCTTCGCGATCTCACCGGCCTGCCGGAGCTTTTCTCCGACCCGCGATTCACGTCGGTGCCGGCGCGCGGCGCGAACTGGACAGCGATGATGCAAATCATCGAAAAATGGACCGTGCAACATTGCATGGACGAATGCCTCGCCATGCTCGACCGCGCCGGCATTCCCTGCGCGCGTTTTCGTGATCCCGCCGAGACGCTGCACGATGCGGATCTCGCCGAGCGCGGGACGTTCGCTCCGATCGCCGACGCCGCCGGCACATTCAAGGGCGTCAATGCTCCGTGGCGGATGTCGGCGGCACGTAGCGCGATCGGACCGGAAATTCCGTCGATTGGATCACACCGTGACGACATCCTCGCGCGTGTGCTCGGATTATCAGCGGAAGACATTGCAAGAGCTGCCGCTTCCGGCGCATTCGGAAAAACGGCGTGA
- a CDS encoding L,D-transpeptidase → MSKRTRRGKTDTLALPVVGRVVVVVVAAAALGYGLISHPTNVQPIRKPPAQQVLAPSTPTRASTPVQALASAATPIPVPVAKPQVETPKAIDAPGKLVRQVVDYVSRQTPGTLVIDTGNTFLYLVLNDRQAMRYGIGVGREGFTWSGEQTVARKTEWPDWRPPAEMLTRQPYLPRFMAGGPGNPLGARAMYLGETEYRIHGTNKPDTIGKRVSSGCIRLTNEDVVDLYERVKVGAKVIVLPATAAHRPSQGTPPDAASRSPEPASMSNRASATSA, encoded by the coding sequence GTGAGCAAGCGAACCAGACGCGGAAAGACAGACACGCTCGCACTGCCGGTGGTCGGAAGGGTTGTTGTTGTCGTCGTGGCGGCTGCCGCATTGGGATACGGTTTGATATCGCACCCGACGAACGTTCAACCGATCCGGAAGCCACCCGCGCAGCAAGTTCTGGCACCCTCGACCCCAACTCGCGCCTCAACTCCAGTTCAGGCATTGGCGTCTGCTGCGACTCCGATCCCGGTTCCGGTCGCGAAGCCTCAGGTGGAAACACCTAAAGCCATCGACGCTCCCGGAAAACTTGTTCGTCAGGTGGTCGACTATGTCAGCCGCCAGACGCCAGGTACCCTCGTCATAGATACCGGAAACACATTCCTTTATCTCGTTCTGAACGACCGGCAGGCGATGCGCTACGGCATCGGTGTTGGTCGCGAAGGTTTCACATGGTCCGGTGAACAGACCGTGGCCCGCAAGACCGAATGGCCGGATTGGCGTCCGCCTGCAGAGATGCTTACGCGACAGCCTTATCTGCCGCGGTTCATGGCAGGCGGTCCCGGCAACCCGCTCGGCGCCCGTGCGATGTATCTGGGCGAGACCGAATATCGAATTCACGGCACCAACAAGCCCGATACGATCGGCAAGCGGGTGTCGTCCGGCTGTATCCGGCTCACCAATGAGGACGTCGTTGACCTTTACGAGCGGGTGAAAGTCGGAGCAAAAGTCATCGTGCTTCCGGCAACCGCTGCTCACCGGCCATCCCAGGGAACGCCGCCCGATGCCGCCTCTCGATCGCCGGAACCGGCATCGATGTCAAACCGGGCTTCCGCAACCAGCGCATAA
- a CDS encoding enoyl-CoA hydratase/isomerase family protein, whose translation MSQYARYECLTVEVADKVATVTLNRPQARNAINQKLIRELRTIWDDLADDHAVNVVVLTGAGDFFSVGGDVKAMSERPGGDVLEEGEVHDPMISRRGVTRQLELDKPIIAAINGDAIGLAATHALLCDITVMAEDASIGDTHVSRVGLVAGDGGTVIWPLLIGVNKAKEYLIRGTLLKGKEAERIGLVNHVAPRADVLAKAREIAIELANGPTWAIRWTKLSINQIVKDRVNMLLEASMALEQVTFETADHREATMSFKEKRKPKFGQA comes from the coding sequence GTGTCGCAATATGCCAGATATGAATGCCTGACGGTTGAAGTCGCCGACAAGGTCGCGACCGTCACTTTGAACCGGCCGCAAGCCCGCAACGCCATCAATCAGAAGCTGATCCGCGAGTTGCGTACGATCTGGGACGATCTGGCCGACGACCACGCTGTCAATGTCGTGGTGCTGACCGGCGCCGGCGACTTCTTCAGCGTCGGCGGTGATGTGAAGGCGATGTCGGAGCGGCCCGGCGGCGACGTCCTTGAAGAAGGGGAAGTTCACGACCCCATGATCAGTCGACGCGGTGTGACGCGGCAACTCGAACTCGACAAGCCGATCATCGCCGCCATCAACGGCGACGCCATTGGTCTCGCCGCGACCCACGCGCTTCTTTGCGATATCACGGTGATGGCGGAAGACGCCAGCATCGGCGACACCCACGTCTCGCGCGTCGGCCTGGTTGCCGGTGACGGCGGCACCGTGATCTGGCCGCTGCTGATCGGCGTCAACAAGGCCAAGGAATACCTGATCCGCGGCACTCTTCTGAAAGGCAAGGAAGCCGAGCGCATCGGTTTGGTCAATCATGTTGCGCCGCGCGCGGATGTCCTCGCCAAGGCGCGTGAAATCGCGATCGAGCTTGCCAACGGCCCGACCTGGGCCATTCGCTGGACGAAACTGTCGATCAACCAGATCGTCAAGGATCGCGTGAACATGTTGCTCGAGGCCTCCATGGCGCTCGAACAGGTGACGTTCGAGACCGCCGACCACAGGGAGGCGACCATGTCGTTCAAGGAGAAGCGTAAGCCGAAGTTCGGTCAGGCCTAG
- a CDS encoding uridine kinase, which translates to MATNTAELEALLMQRSLTDPELVAAAEAAEDFRILPDATVIKVGGQSVIDRGRAAVYPLVDEIVQARKDHKLLIGTGAGTRARHLYSIAAGLRLPAGVLSQLGASVANQNAIMLGQLMAQHGISAVDSAGLSAVPLYLAEVNAVVFSGMPPYGLWMRPALEGVIPPYRTDAGCFLVAEQFGCKAMIYVKDENGLYTANPKTAKSATFIPKISVAEMKAKGLQDSILEFPVLDLLASARYVHQVQIINGLVPGNLTRALAGEHVGTIITAK; encoded by the coding sequence ATGGCAACCAACACGGCGGAGCTCGAAGCGCTCCTGATGCAGCGGTCGCTGACGGATCCCGAGCTCGTGGCGGCCGCGGAGGCGGCGGAGGACTTCCGTATCCTGCCGGATGCCACGGTGATCAAGGTCGGCGGGCAGAGCGTCATCGATCGGGGACGTGCGGCGGTCTATCCGCTGGTCGACGAGATCGTGCAGGCCCGCAAGGACCACAAGCTGCTGATCGGGACCGGGGCGGGTACCCGCGCCCGGCATCTCTATTCGATCGCGGCCGGGCTGCGCCTGCCGGCGGGTGTGCTCTCGCAACTCGGTGCCTCCGTTGCCAACCAGAACGCGATCATGCTCGGGCAACTGATGGCCCAGCACGGCATCTCCGCGGTCGACAGCGCCGGGCTCTCGGCCGTGCCGCTTTATCTTGCCGAGGTGAACGCCGTCGTGTTCAGCGGCATGCCGCCCTACGGCCTCTGGATGCGGCCTGCACTGGAGGGCGTGATCCCGCCCTATCGCACCGATGCCGGATGCTTCCTAGTGGCGGAGCAGTTCGGCTGCAAGGCGATGATCTATGTGAAAGACGAAAACGGCCTCTACACCGCGAATCCGAAGACCGCGAAGAGCGCCACCTTCATCCCGAAAATCTCGGTGGCCGAGATGAAGGCGAAGGGCCTGCAGGACTCGATCCTCGAATTCCCCGTGCTCGATCTGCTGGCGTCGGCGCGTTACGTCCACCAGGTGCAGATCATCAATGGCCTCGTCCCCGGCAATCTCACCCGCGCGCTCGCCGGCGAGCACGTCGGCACCATCATCACCGCGAAGTAG
- a CDS encoding Bug family tripartite tricarboxylate transporter substrate binding protein, whose protein sequence is MTLSRISVFVLGLAILAGPAAADNYPSRPIRLIVPYPAGGSTDIMARALQEPMSRLLGQPLVIDNRGGAAGTTGANEAARADADGYTLLFANNGPISIAPLFQKGVDFDPPKSFEPVSLVSKAPLVLVASEKVPVDDTAGLIAFARAQNKPMLYATAGPGSLGHLSTERFLNQAGLQMVHVPYRGQAPTTLAIFAGEVDILLTTTSDTLNEHIRSGKVKLLGVSSPGTSPVAPGAAPIGNVLKGYAVETWFGILAPAGTPPDVINKLNAAIHTTLAAPQLRDRFLTYGVEAMSSTPTELSAIIKAEIPSWRKVIEERNVKAE, encoded by the coding sequence GTGACACTTTCTCGCATTTCTGTTTTTGTGCTCGGGCTCGCGATCCTCGCCGGACCTGCCGCAGCCGACAATTACCCGTCGCGGCCGATCCGGCTCATCGTGCCATATCCCGCCGGCGGTTCGACCGACATCATGGCGCGCGCGCTGCAGGAGCCGATGAGCAGGCTTCTTGGCCAGCCGCTCGTCATCGACAACCGTGGCGGCGCGGCGGGAACGACCGGCGCCAATGAGGCCGCACGGGCCGATGCTGACGGCTACACGCTGTTGTTTGCGAACAACGGGCCGATTTCGATCGCGCCCCTATTCCAGAAAGGCGTCGATTTCGACCCGCCGAAGAGTTTTGAACCGGTCTCGCTGGTGTCCAAGGCGCCGCTGGTTCTGGTTGCCAGCGAAAAGGTGCCGGTGGACGATACCGCCGGCTTGATCGCCTTCGCGAGGGCGCAGAACAAGCCGATGCTGTATGCGACTGCCGGACCCGGTTCGCTCGGGCATCTGAGCACGGAACGCTTTCTCAATCAGGCCGGGCTGCAGATGGTGCACGTCCCGTATCGCGGCCAGGCCCCGACGACCCTTGCGATCTTTGCCGGCGAAGTCGACATCCTGCTCACGACGACATCGGACACGCTCAACGAACATATCCGCTCCGGAAAGGTAAAGCTGCTTGGCGTTTCGTCGCCTGGGACTTCGCCAGTTGCTCCGGGAGCCGCGCCCATCGGCAACGTCTTGAAGGGATATGCGGTCGAAACATGGTTCGGGATTCTTGCGCCGGCCGGCACGCCGCCCGATGTCATCAACAAGCTCAATGCCGCAATCCATACGACATTGGCGGCGCCCCAACTGCGCGATCGTTTCCTGACCTATGGCGTGGAGGCGATGTCCAGTACCCCCACTGAACTCTCTGCCATCATCAAGGCCGAGATTCCTTCGTGGCGCAAAGTGATCGAGGAGCGTAACGTCAAGGCTGAGTAG
- a CDS encoding molybdenum storage protein subunit alpha — protein MDKIIRGKTAKSAATGGKTAKGIKHVASPLARQTLLDGALTGPVAGNRPIPLLRWLQVVKIGGRSIMDRGHEAILPIVEEIRGLLPEHRLLILTGAGIRARHLYSVGLDLGLPVGSLAPLAASEAGQNGHILACLLAPEGVSYIDHPTIASQLAIHLAAARAVVGSAFPPYHHHEFPTSRIPSHRADTGAFLIADALGAAGLTIVEDVDGVYTTDPNGPDGKQAKLLRETSFNDLAKMKKATLPFDRTLLEVMANARHIARVQVVNGLVPGRLTSALRGQHAGSIIHTGAAKS, from the coding sequence ATGGACAAGATTATTCGGGGCAAAACCGCAAAAAGCGCGGCCACGGGCGGCAAGACGGCCAAGGGCATCAAGCATGTCGCCTCACCGTTGGCGCGGCAGACACTGCTCGACGGCGCGCTCACCGGTCCCGTCGCCGGCAACCGTCCGATTCCGCTGTTGCGGTGGCTCCAGGTGGTCAAGATCGGTGGCCGATCCATCATGGATCGCGGCCATGAGGCGATCCTCCCGATCGTGGAGGAGATTCGCGGACTCCTGCCCGAGCACCGGCTGCTGATCCTGACCGGGGCCGGCATCCGCGCGCGCCATCTCTACAGTGTCGGTCTCGATCTCGGCCTGCCCGTCGGCTCGCTTGCGCCGCTTGCGGCGAGTGAAGCGGGACAGAACGGCCACATCCTCGCCTGCCTACTCGCACCGGAAGGTGTCTCCTATATCGATCATCCGACCATTGCGAGCCAGCTTGCCATCCATCTCGCCGCGGCTCGCGCGGTCGTGGGCAGCGCCTTCCCGCCGTATCACCACCACGAGTTCCCGACGTCGCGCATCCCGTCGCATCGCGCCGACACCGGCGCGTTCCTCATTGCGGATGCGCTTGGCGCGGCCGGACTGACGATTGTCGAGGACGTCGACGGCGTGTACACCACCGACCCCAACGGGCCGGACGGCAAACAAGCCAAACTGCTGCGCGAGACGAGCTTTAATGATCTTGCGAAGATGAAGAAGGCAACGCTGCCGTTCGATCGGACGCTGCTCGAGGTCATGGCGAACGCGCGCCACATCGCGCGCGTGCAAGTCGTGAATGGCCTCGTTCCGGGCCGGCTGACCAGCGCGCTGCGCGGCCAGCACGCCGGGTCGATCATCCATACCGGCGCGGCCAAAAGTTGA
- a CDS encoding acyl-CoA dehydrogenase family protein, giving the protein MSFTEEQVAFRDTVRRMVAKHVAPIAAEIDETDRFPLELVKLFGDMGLMQLWVPERYGGPNGNLTMACLAREEISRVSPACASIAALNTMFIMPLLHFGSEEQRSKYLPIIAKGGIVTAIAISEPQAGSDVTAINTRARSDGDSYVLNGRKQWCSYGVVADYIVVMARTSDDPGADGISAFIVEPKTMSGISFGRHERKMGFRGAPNTPIFFDNVRVPAENLVGEEGKGFRASMRALDLNRPTIGAQSVGLAQGALDASVAYARERKQFKKSISEFQGVQFMLADMAMQIEAARALVYECARAGDAGDWKRLNLLASMAKCVGSDMAMKVTTDAVQIFGGYGYTMDYPVERMMRDAKLTQIFEGTNQIQRVVIARELLR; this is encoded by the coding sequence ATGAGTTTCACCGAAGAGCAGGTCGCGTTCCGCGACACCGTGCGGAGGATGGTCGCAAAACACGTCGCGCCGATCGCGGCCGAGATCGACGAGACCGACCGTTTCCCGCTCGAGCTCGTCAAGCTGTTCGGCGACATGGGGCTGATGCAGCTCTGGGTGCCGGAACGCTACGGCGGCCCCAACGGCAACCTGACCATGGCCTGCCTCGCCCGGGAGGAAATCTCCAGGGTCTCTCCGGCCTGCGCCTCGATCGCGGCGCTCAACACCATGTTCATCATGCCGCTGCTGCACTTCGGCTCCGAGGAGCAACGGAGCAAATACCTGCCGATCATCGCCAAGGGCGGCATCGTCACGGCGATCGCGATATCCGAGCCTCAAGCCGGATCGGACGTCACCGCGATCAACACCCGCGCGCGGAGCGATGGCGACAGCTACGTTCTGAACGGCCGCAAGCAATGGTGCAGTTACGGCGTCGTCGCCGACTACATCGTGGTGATGGCCCGCACCAGCGACGATCCGGGAGCCGACGGGATCAGCGCCTTTATCGTCGAGCCAAAGACGATGTCGGGAATTTCGTTCGGCCGTCACGAGCGCAAGATGGGTTTTCGCGGCGCGCCGAACACGCCGATTTTCTTCGACAATGTGCGCGTGCCCGCGGAGAATCTTGTCGGGGAAGAGGGCAAGGGTTTCCGGGCGTCGATGCGCGCGCTCGATCTTAACCGCCCGACCATCGGCGCGCAGTCCGTCGGGCTGGCTCAGGGCGCGCTCGACGCAAGCGTCGCCTACGCCAGGGAACGCAAGCAGTTCAAGAAATCAATTTCTGAGTTCCAAGGCGTGCAGTTCATGCTGGCCGACATGGCCATGCAGATCGAGGCCGCGCGCGCCCTCGTCTACGAATGCGCCCGAGCCGGCGACGCCGGCGACTGGAAACGCCTCAATCTGCTCGCCAGCATGGCCAAGTGTGTCGGCAGCGACATGGCCATGAAAGTGACGACAGACGCCGTCCAGATTTTCGGCGGCTACGGCTACACCATGGATTATCCGGTCGAACGCATGATGCGCGACGCCAAGCTGACTCAGATCTTCGAAGGCACCAACCAGATCCAGCGCGTGGTTATCGCGCGCGAGCTGTTGCGATGA